From the Glycine max cultivar Williams 82 chromosome 11, Glycine_max_v4.0, whole genome shotgun sequence genome, the window TCTGAACATTCTGAATGGCCATACCCCAGAACACGCCTTTTTATCTGAATAAATAGTCATTATCACATGCTAAAAATCAAGACAACATACAGCCTCAATCATCAACCACAGAAATAACGTCAAGAAATAACAATGAAATACAAAGTGATAGAGGAAAATAATTGTCTCTCCCTGATAATAATAAGTCCATACCTTCAAAGCACGctgtcaaaaaacaaaaaataaaaggaggAAAGTGGTCACTAGAACTGAAAGAACATAAAGGAATAAGACTAACTACAATATAAACCATGTCAGTGTCACAAACAGATTACATGTGAGAGAGGAAAAGAGGAATAACCGAAAATGAACAAACAAAAATACCAACATTCAGGATCcaaaaatgatgaaatttgGTTCCATTAcataaaaatgcaaaaatagAATGAGTAAATGGTCTAAGATATCCACATTCAAAAGATTCTCAACTGCTTAGAAAATTGGAAGAGTGCTTTCATTTCTTTAGGTTATCATTTAACCCTTTTTCAGGACCTTTTCTTATAGAACTTAATACTTATTAAGAGTTTTGATCCAACTTATTAAGGGCTTTTATCTAACTTTTGTCTTCATTAAGAGATTCTCTTTAGCCACAAGTAGGAGATAAGAGAAGAGACCATGTGTTCGGTTGTGGAGTTTGTTGTGGGCCCAAGAAACAGTGAGGCTTAGATTTTGTCAATTTGGTGTAGAAAAACATTGCATGGTTGGTAATAGCAACGGTGTTTTCCTCAAGAAAGTAATGCCCCACGGCACCAGATTAAAAAGTGTCCCTGAAAATGGGGTAATTTGTGGGATTTAATTGCTAAAGTTGAAAGTACAGGACAGTTATATGAGAGTAGGGTAAAGTTGGCGGGGATTAATTAGAACTGTTGAATGAAATTATCTTCTTATCTATGCAATAATGGGGCAAAAAACATATCACCAAGACAAAGATAGCTGAATTCAACAAATTACCTCATAGCTAACACGAGCTTCTTCCAACTTCCGCTGTCCAAGGTAGAACTGCCCAAGGTTGTGAACAGCAACCCCAACCCTGCAAGATCAAAGATTCAAATTGAAGCCATCAGGCCCAATGAAATTCATCATACTAAAGgctacacacacacatatatagtttaaatacattttctaCCCTAAATTACCTCAATTTTGGTTTTAGTCCCTACTTTAATTCAGAATAAAGAATGTTGCATTTATCAAATGACAACAACACCATATTTATATGAAAGGTTGAGAGAACCAATCcaataaatttagaaattagaatCAATATATCTAGAGAAATAATGGAAAGAGGTACTTGCCTGATGTTCCCTAATTATACCAAATATCTCAACACACTCTCTCAAGCTAGAGCATATATCTCATATCATAATATCATATGCATTCAATTTATCAGATATATACATTATGCTAGGTTCCCacaaagattttgtgaaaacatcAGCAAGCTGATCTTTAGCCGTGTGATTCATGTATCCAacctcacctagtgggataagactTTGTTGTTGCTATTGTTGTTAGCAAGCTGATCTTTACAGCAGACAGACAAAATCTTGATGAGTTTCCTAATTCCACAAAGCTTAATGCAGtgttttcatttatttgatACAATGAGATTAAGATGAAACTTTCAAGTACATTTCTTATCTCTTTTTGTTCCTCCTTTTCAGAATTTTATCTTTCCAAGACCCAAGTCCATGCAAGCCCTAGATCATCATTTATGTCCCTTTACTTCATGGGCACTATACCTGATTGATGCAAGCTCTATATCATCTCATTTCTATTCATTTACTGTATACACATTTTTGGTTCCTAGTAATGATCTTCAACTTATACAATTGAAAGTAGATGAAGCATTATTTATGATGGTAGCACAGTAATTGCACCCTACCGTACATCATCAGGACCAAAAGATTCCTCTAATATGTTGATAGCTTCCAAATACAAGGGTTCTGCTTTGTCAAATGCCTTTTTGACCCTGTACAATTCTGcctgaaataataataatcaaaatgaGTTGTGCATTATCAGCGTCATTTACTTTCTCAACTAGCCTAAACAACAAAGGATCATTCATGAATAATCAGCCAATTGGACTgctttacaaaaaagaaaataagacgATTAACATTGCAATAAGATAGCTCAAAAAGTGAGGATTGCTCCCCCATTTATATACACTATTTTGGCTATATCACTAGTCAATGTGAGATCTTTAACACACCCCACACTGAGGACAGGAACCAAGCGTGAAGTTTATGTGACTGGACATTTGTCGAGGGTTCAACAATGGGTGACCCAATAGGCCAAACAACAATTGCTAGAATAGGCTTTGATACCGTTTTAGAATTTGGATTTGAAACTTACTCAGCCCCAAAAGCTACCTCATGAGATAAGGGTTGCCTCTCacttatatatactattttaatcGATGTGAGATCTCCAACAAACATCAAAGAACTAGAagactaaaaatacattttgaaaaagaagagaaaggaacaGACTCAAGAAGTGTTTCCAATAATTAGAAGATTGTGTTTTCAATTTCAGCCTTTATGAGGTGCACTGATGATTGCTTTCATGGAGAGTATCCCGTCTGATATGCAGTGAGCTTGGAAAGATTTACTGCATACATAAATAATAAGACTATTGAtctcttttcttttagtttttttaagtaGGAGGTAACCTTGTCCTCCCCTAGTTGTATTCTTACCTTTTTCTCTCCTACAAAACTCCTttatcaaaaatataataaattaagaaagaaaaaatcttatcaaaaatagaataaattaagaaacaatCATCAACTGCAAGTAAAATGACCAGATTGTTGCATGCAGAAGCAACATGCGGGTCTTTCTCGCCAAAACCTTCTTTAGCTTCTTCTATAGCAGAAAGGAAGAGTTTTTCAGCTTCATCTAGTTTTCCCTGGCAGAAAATGCATAAATAAATagtcaacaacaacaatcttTTCCCACAATGTGAGGTGTATAATAGAACTTAATAACAAAGAAACAGGAAGAAATAGCATGCCTGAAGAAAAAATTGTCTCGCTTTATCTGTAAAGACTCTCCATTTTGCTGTATGTATGTTTGATACTACAGAGTCATCCTCAATTTTTCTCAATCCGATTAAGTCACCCCCTGGGTCATTATCAGAAGATGCTTCAGTTGTTGCATCTTCTGCAAATACAGTGCTGGCACTAATTCCTAAAGTCATTGCTGCACAAAAATCAGATtagtcaatttaaattatacgaGAATAATGTTTATAACTTTCAATGTTGATAATGATTAATGAGTGCTACAATATTAAATAGTTTTCCATGGGATAAAATtctcaacaaatattcatcaggttaaatgatttaaatttcaTATCAAGTAGATCATGcccttaaaatttattgttacaGTCTTAGAGATGTCAAAATACAATCATTCACGTGTCTTCACTTAACCACTTAAGCTTTTGGGATAATTGGCTCAAGACAAGGTATCAGAAAATCTATGACCAAGTAATCTAGAGTTCAATCCTTGTTGCACCAATTCTTCTAATAAAAGTTGAACTTCAATACAAGGCAGGTGGGTCTAAGCATTGTAAGCCCAAAGGGCTCAAGTAAGGTGGCGTGCACATTAGAAATGTTAATTCATTTGTGTTCTCACCTAATAGTTTAAGCTCTTGAAGTACTTGGTTCAAGACATTTCACATTAGCTTCATTCCATCACTATATCATTAGCTTTTCATTAGGCTTCGTGGTGAAGCTTATCAAAATAAGCTCACCTGATAAACTTCTATTAAATAAGCACTTAAGTTGTTTACTCAAACATCAAAAACCATCCTCTTCATGCTTTAACATCTTAAAAGTTTTGGGTGAATTGTTTCCTTTACACAGTATCAAAGAGTTGTCAGAGGATTTCAATCGTCACAGTCCTTACTatcttaattaaatcaaatgttAACATAGGAGTGAGTGCATGCTTTATCCATGCTTCAAGCTTGAAGCCTTTAATGCGGAGCATCTTAGAGATGAAACCAATCTTTGGGCCTGCACCTAGAAAGCTAACCTTTTGGTTTTGGGTGAACCAGTTTTCTTTCAACTGTTTAACAATATAGGAAAGGAAGCTGATTAAGACTTCTGTTGCATTTGTTCTATAAGCATGTGAAATAGAagctagaaaaagaaaaacaagattaaggaattaacatttaaaaagatCAGAAACTTTCCCCTTGACCctcatttaaaaatgaaaaggattCAACTTTACTATCTACCTATCAAATGGAAGAGCtctcttcataaaaaatatataatttctttttattgctGCAAAAGATAGGAATAAAACATGGAATAATTATCACAGAATTACAGATACAGCATCATTacaatttgaaaatgtttaaatgagaatataacatttttatatgtTAGTTGTTAGAAAACATGGCTCAAgagatgtaaaaataaaaacatacctACATGTCCAGACATAACAATCCATAGACAAGGATCCCTGAGATCTATCCTACAACCATGTGCACCAGTTTGATACCAACGGAAAAGTTTGAGTTTACCTGGAATAACATAAAAACAACAAGAAAGTAAGGATAGGCAAATATCATCTTCCTTGCAGGATAACAAAATCATTGTCCATTCACAAATTAATCAACCATGAATCTACCTATGCAGCAAAAGTCAACAATGATGTGTGCAAAACCtgtaaatatgtaaaatttcaatttcaatgtcaaagggaaagaaaaaaaaaagttcatttcCTTAAAATTAGGAAATGGGTGTAAGGGTAAGGGGCTTTGTGGGAAATCTGGAGTAACAGTTTTTCTGTTTCATTTTCAATTCCAATAAACACCAAACTCAGAATGGACACTAAATAAGGGAACTCCTTTTTGGAAGTAGTATAAACTAGGAAGATGCAATGTTATGCACCAAAGTTCCCATTTTGATTTTTCCTGCCAATTAACACCATCATGATATATTAATAAGAGTGAAACTTTCACAACCATAATCTTGTATGGATTATGCCACTCATTTATACACAACCCATCatctaaaattcaaaaataaaaaggtatgACCCTAATCACCATAAGagtttaaaacaaacaaaacccaGAAGAGACATGTAATAAGAGAATGAATGTAAAGGGAGTCATCAAATTTCAATGGTTTTGCATACCGGAAAATGCATTTGTGGTTGCTGTAGACGCAGCAAAGAAATGTGAAGCCGGAAAGCGAAGTTTTTTTAGCAAACTTGCTGCCGCCACACGCAGAGACATCTTTTCTTTTCCACCGGAGAAGATTAACAACTGATCAGGTAGATACTGCAGAGTTCAAAGAGTTTTGGTGTGGGTTTAAGcttcaatgtttttttcttttttcttatttatttacagaaaaaaaaaatgttatgcaaTAAGATCATCATGTtcgtttgaaaataaaagaagatgaaaattaaaaaaataaacatgatatgGGGATTCATACTTTTATTGTATACTTTAATTCTAAATTTtcatcttaatttatttatttttcatttatgtttaCTCTACTAAACGGATGCTAATAgtttagaataattattttaaaaaatatttgtgattgaattttttaCTGTGCATAGTTActaatctcatttattttagtgtcaaatttttttttgttaatacaaGAAAAGTATCAGGATTAACTTTTCccttattaattttaatgtgtcaactttttttagtttatcatttaaaaaattgtttttaaaattaagaaaatttaatcttttattttactcGAAGCTTAAGTTGTCGAAAATTTTACTCTACtgaaaatttcataattaaaatattgaattttactttaaaaaaactaatttttttatcttcaatttttaatCACGCGTTttatataataactatttaaGTTTTACTAATCTGTTAGgtttgaaacttttaaaattattttattagcatCAACTTAAGATctttatgtaaacaaaaaagtaTGTCACAgagtttaatttgtttaatttttaaacaaagaaatttgatttaatcgaaaaaaaataatcaaaattaaagaaactaaaatacAGTTATATATCTTGGCTCTGTGTAAGATAACACATCACATcgcaatcaattttaaaaattatgtgacTTCTACGCAAAGGTAAAGTTTCGTTAAATGTTGTGAAATATTATTCAAtgtatttatacttttttaatgcTTTCTCATCTcatctgttaaaaaaaatgtttttaattttactttttttccaaatgtaattaagatttttatattgacaaatttgttcctcaaattttaaatatatatatatatatatatatatatatatatatatatatatatatatatatatatatattatagcaactatttactttgaaaattatgataattatttttggaaaaaaaaaccgactaaatttatttaatatagtgACTTTGTATCTTTTAAGgaataatttaactaattattctcattcaccaaaaaatattaaccaattattcttttatttggcTTGGTAAGTTGTTGTTGGACTCCCAGTAATACATTGTTTGTGTTAGTGTCATCAAAATAACTTCAAAGAGTAAAGTATTTcttaaactaattatttttttaatattttagaatatGTTTCGGACCTTACTTAGTTTAGGTCAATTCAGCCCAATAAGCCAGGTTGGAAGAAAGTTTTCTCAGTCTAACTTGATAGTCCCAAGTTAGTATTTCTAACAAGATTTATTATAACAAGTAACAAGAGAATTTCACccactattttattattaaaatatatttaagcctataattatattttaaatatatttttaatccttataattttatcttctttataaatgtttttgttttattcttaataGCGTTTTTTGTCCAATGTTTTAAATGATACTTTAagcactaaaaaaatattatttaggcAGAGATTTAAAGGACGGAAAAACatgttacatttttaaaaaaattgtaaatttgatcCTTCTCAATCACCAAATCCGAACCCGGAAgatgaaaaatgtaattttggctaatttttttatcataattaattatcatttatcttttttaaaaaatacattttacctaatttttcatttattattctttataaCGTAATCTCTCAGCCGTAATCTTATTTATCTCGTAATCTCTGAACTGTAAATCAGTTCACAAATCAAATTATACCACGAGACAAATCCAGCAACAGAAACAAATTCCTACTCCAATGAACATGacaatttcatatattattattatacttcACAATCAGCATTTCTTTGTTCAAGACTGATAATAACCATTAAATTATTGTCATTGTAACAATCGGAAAACGAGGGAAAGGAATAGAAGAAAACAATGAACAACCCTTGCCAGTTAGTTGCACCAACCAACAAGGCACCAACCATAGTACcaatcaaaaggtaaaaagagagagagaccaAATCCTACTAAGAAAAGCATAACTGTTCCTTTCCATCCAAAGGGAGAAAACATGCAGGTTTTGCTCATGGCTTCCACAGAATGGTTGTGTCTGCAATCATGGAAGTAACCACGTATGGGTCCATGTTGGAAGCTGGCCTTCTGTCCTCAAAATATCCCTTCCCTGCTTTCTCTGTGTCTCTCCCAACCCTAACAGAAGCTCCACGGTTTGCAACTCCCTAAAcaataatcaaatcaaataatataaacaCCTTATTATAACTTGGTCTCAAGTCTAAACAATGAGAAAACTTGTGACAATTTGGTACatgaaaatattctttttattttcaatcttaattacaaaaaatgacGCAGAAAATTAAGTGGTGGCTGTGTCTGGATTGGTAGTAAAAATCCACGTTGAGGAGAAAATCACAGTGAGATCAACGCATTACTTCAGAAAATTACGGTTGAGTTCAAGCCGCAATGTTACCAATCATGGTGCAATTAAAAGAAAGTAAcaattttgaaagttaaaatgaaaacaaacaaaaaaaagaaatatcttCTCAAAGGGTCCCCTAAAGTTTTTGTTTAGGTACAAAGGGTCCATAATGTTTGGTCTCACATGGAAAAAATGTGTCAAGTTAAAGTTAGTTCAAAGGAACATGGTATGGGTttggtcatttttatttttgtttcttacccATAAGAAGGTGTTGATGTCAGCGGTTTCGTGGCGTCCTGTCAAACGACGTTCGTTGCCTTCTCCATAAGCAGCAATGTGCTCCTTGTGCTTCTTCCCCAACTTGTCAATTGCTGCTTTGATCACTTCATAGCCACCATCTTCTCTCATGGACTTGGTGCTGCAACATTATATTAATAGTATGCACTGGTCAAGCATGAAAAGCAAAGAGAATTTATCTTAGTTTAGTCCTTTTGGTCAAGTGAAAAAAGGTTACCTGTAGTTTGTGTGAGCACCAGCACCATTCCAATCACCCTAATTTTGTAATGACCCAAACAACAATAGTCAACATCatttgaacaaataaaatgccTAAAATACCTATGTTTTTTCATGGGGTTGGAACAAATGTGATGGGAAAATAACTTTACCATAAAGGGGAGAAaacttgagagagaaaaaaaaaataaccttaaTTGGCTTGGGGTCAAAGGAAACCACCACACCAGCAATCTCAGTGATCCTCTGTTTGTTACCATAGAAAAACAAAGAATGTTAGTTGCAATGTTAAGATAGGTACATTAACACTAGTAAGTCATCATGTGCTACCTACCTCCAAGATGTAACGAGCTGCCCAAATCTCATCACCAGCTGAGATTCCAACTGAAGGTCCAACTTGGAATTCCCACTACATACacattgaattaaatttaatactatcttcattctttttttttttataaaaaagcaaGTTATAGTGTATTATACAAAATCATAGATgagatttaattgaaatatattttgcaccaaacaataaatgaaaatactaaaaggGTAATCAACGATTAGAACGAAAATAAGtgcataatattatttttctttccaaattaCCTGACCGGGCATCACTTCTCCATTAATTCCACTGATGTTGATGCCAGCATAAATACAGGCTTTGTAGTGTGCGTCAACAATGTCACGGCCAAAAGCCTTGTCAGCGCCAACACCACAGTAGTATGGACCCTGTTGgaacaaacaaaacaacaatgtTGTTCCTAAATATAAAATGTAGAACAGCTGTACTATAAGCTAATAGTAATAAGTAAACAATatgattttttcaataaaagacaCTCAAAGGCAAGCTTAAATTGGGTTCCAACAAACTTTATAGAAGTAGGGTTAAAGACAAAGTTTTGATATTGCTAAGGGATTATAATCATTGTCTCTATAAGAGTCCCAATAAGtgtaaaaattgataatttgagTTAAATGAGTCAAATGGACAATATATGAGCTTCATATGTGTAAAGTAACAaccctaaaaattaaaacattaatgAAAGTTAGTATTCACCTGAGGTCCAGGGAAACCACCAACAGGCCACCCAAGAGGCCATTGGATATCTTTCTGCAACAAGGTGTATTCTTGTTCAATACCGTACCTAATAAAAAACCATGCACCAATTGGTCAG encodes:
- the LOC548082 gene encoding glutamine synthetase cytosolic isozyme 1; the protein is MSLLSDLINLNLSDTTEKVIAEYIWIGGSGMDLRSKARTLPGPVSDPSELPKWNYDGSSTGQAPGEDSEVILYPQAIFRDPFRRGNNILVICDAYTPAGEPIPTNKRHAAAKVFSHPDVVAEVPWYGIEQEYTLLQKDIQWPLGWPVGGFPGPQGPYYCGVGADKAFGRDIVDAHYKACIYAGINISGINGEVMPGQWEFQVGPSVGISAGDEIWAARYILERITEIAGVVVSFDPKPIKGDWNGAGAHTNYSTKSMREDGGYEVIKAAIDKLGKKHKEHIAAYGEGNERRLTGRHETADINTFLWGVANRGASVRVGRDTEKAGKGYFEDRRPASNMDPYVVTSMIADTTILWKP
- the LOC548082 gene encoding glutamine synthetase cytosolic isozyme 1 isoform X1, which codes for MSLLSDLINLNLSDTTEKVIAEYIWIGGSGMDLRSKARTLPGPVSDPSELPKWNYDGSSTGQAPGEDSEVILYPQAIFRDPFRRGNNILVICDAYTPAGEPIPTNKRHAAAKVFSHPDVVAEVPWYGIEQEYTLLQKDIQWPLGWPVGGFPGPQGPYYCGVGADKAFGRDIVDAHYKACIYAGINISGINGEVMPGQWEFQVGPSVGISAGDEIWAARYILERITEIAGVVVSFDPKPIKGDWNGAGAHTNYRDILRTEGQLPTWTHTWLLP